GGGGGCGCTTCCTCCGGAAATTGTGCCAGCCCTGGAGCAGGCCTGTGAAGAACTCGCTGAAGGCCAACATCTGGAGCATTTTCCGATAGATGCTCTCCAGGGGGGTGCCGGCACCAGCACAAATATGGCCGTAAACGAAGTGCTTGCCAACCGCGCACTGGAGATTTTGGGCGAATCAAAAGGGCGCTACGACCGTGTGCACCCGCTGAATCACGTGAATCTTCACCAATCCACCAACGACACCTACCCCACGGCCCTGAAAGTGGCGGGCTTGTTTTTGCTCAAGCATCTGGAAGAAGCGGTCATCGCGTTGCAATCTGCCTTTCAGAAAAAGGAAAAAGAATTTGCTGCCATTGTAAAGGTGGGGCGGACGCAGCTTCAGGATGCCACATTAATTACGCTGGGTCGGGAGTTTGGGGCCTACGCCGATGCCATTGCAAGGGACCGGTGGCGAATTTTTAAATGCCAGGAACGGCTGCGCGTGATCAACCTGGGCGGAACGGCCATTGGGACGGGAGTAACGGCCCCACGAAAGTACATTTTTAAAGTGGTGGAGGAGCTGCGGCAGTTAACGGGACTGAATCTTGCAAGAGCAGAAAACCTGGTTGACGCCACACAAAATGTGGATGTGTTCGCAGAAGTTTCAGGCATTTTAAAAGCCCATGCCACCAGCCTCATTAAGATTGCCAACGATTTGCGCCTTCTGTCCTCCGGGCCCCATTTGGGTATCGGAGAAATTGAGCTTCCGGCCGTTCAGGCGGGATCCAGCATTATGGCGGGCAAGGTTAACCCCGTAATTCCCGAAG
The genomic region above belongs to Calditrichota bacterium and contains:
- a CDS encoding aspartate ammonia-lyase — its product is MSSRIEKDFLGSKELPESALYGIHTARALENFTLTGRPVHAELLRAYGFVKWAAVRVNASLGALPPEIVPALEQACEELAEGQHLEHFPIDALQGGAGTSTNMAVNEVLANRALEILGESKGRYDRVHPLNHVNLHQSTNDTYPTALKVAGLFLLKHLEEAVIALQSAFQKKEKEFAAIVKVGRTQLQDATLITLGREFGAYADAIARDRWRIFKCQERLRVINLGGTAIGTGVTAPRKYIFKVVEELRQLTGLNLARAENLVDATQNVDVFAEVSGILKAHATSLIKIANDLRLLSSGPHLGIGEIELPAVQAGSSIMAGKVNPVIPEAVVQAGFQTLGSDSIINLAVASGNLELNPFLPLISEQFLGMLKLLTRTDWMFAEKCVAGIRANQKNCERFHESPQSLATLLVPVIGYDQAAEVLKRAQKEGRQLRDILLEEGLLTEEAYNRLISPENVLKLGEDK